A single region of the Triticum dicoccoides isolate Atlit2015 ecotype Zavitan chromosome 2B, WEW_v2.0, whole genome shotgun sequence genome encodes:
- the LOC119367483 gene encoding uncharacterized protein LOC119367483: protein MQVPVRRDVIMLRRVYGDDAATASVVRSLLAPVANQLSGSGDTSDFHRRLVLVQLRSLKGPEDVRAAFDGVEAVAICILLMRAVVVFETEAGAARALQDPAKEAIGPCTAVPSLDLAAGCHFIPYKIIEVSAPAGASGMPPPPEPSMEDRARAFQEMCELKPMIDYDGPAEWKTCRPGMTTITQFAPSADSLVHGPTLGGGGYLWMHGRMVTYYHAEAGKPCGSEFNNVSIRVKQDETHPTKIRVTPLEPLVYVNQFGHLFCVTPTEGSR, encoded by the exons ATGCAGGTCCCGGTACGAAGGGACGTGATAATGCTTCGCCGCGTCTACGGCGACGACGCCGCCACGGCAAGCGTGGTACGCAGCCTCCTCGCCCCGGTCGCGAACCAGCTCTCCGGGTCCGGGGACACCTCCGACTTCCACCGCCGCCTCGTCCTGGTCCAACTCCGCTCGTTGAAAGGCCCAGAGGACGTGCGCGCCGCGTTCGACGGCGTCGAGGCAGTCGCGATCTGCATCCTCCTGATGAGGGCGGTGGTCGTCTTCGAGACCGAAGCCGGCGCCGCGCGCGCGCTGCAGGACCCCGCCAAGGAGGCGATCGGACCGTGCACGGCGGTCCCGTCTCTAGACTTGGCCGCCGGATGCCATTTCATCCCCTACAAAATAATCGAG GTGTCGGCTCCCGCGGGGGCATCCGGCATGCCGCCACCGCCGGAGCCAAGCATGGAGGATCGCGCTCGGGCGTTTCAGGAGATGTGTGAGCTGAAGCCGATGATCGACTACGATGGCCCAGCTGAGTGGAAGACCTGTAGGCCTGGCATGACGACCATCACGCAGTTCGCGCCGTCGGCGGATTCGTTGGTCCACGGCCCGACGCTTGGAGGCGGCGGCTATCTGTGGATGCATGGCAGGATGGTCACGTACTACCATGCGGAGGCCGGCAAGCCGTGCGGCAGCGAATTCAACAATGTGTCCATACGAGTCAAGCAAGACGAAACACACCCAACCAAGATACGTGTCACGCCTCTCGAACCGCTCGTTTATGTTAATCAGTTCGGGCACCTATTTTGTGTTACTCCGACGGAAGGATCAAGGTAG